Part of the Cloacibacillus sp. genome is shown below.
GGTGATGGCGGGCGTCGAGGCGCCGCGTGAGGCGCGCCCAAACAGTCACGTCGCCTTCCGCGCGGCGGCCGTCAAAACGGACGGCAAGCCGGCGGATGTGAAAGAGATGAAATATTCGCTCTTCCGCCGCGTGAGACAGTCCGTCCTCTTTGAAAGCGAGGGCCGCATGTCGCGGCGCACGCAGGAGCAGCTTATCCCGCGCGCGCAGGGCGTTATAAAGCTCACGGCGGGCGCAGGCTCCGCCTCCGCATCGCTGAAAGAGGCGGGAGAGTATCTGCTCCGCGTTGAGACGCCCGACGGCAAATCACGCGCCTCAGCCTCCATCTTCGCCTACGGAAAAGGCGGCGCGGAGGGCCAGTATGCCCCCGAGATGACGGAAATAACGACGGACAAGAAAATTTACAAAGTCGGAGAGACGGCGAAGGTAAAGATAAAAGCGCCGTTTGAGGGTGCAGCGCTGCTTGACGCGGAGACGACCTCCTCCGTATGGAGCGAAAGCCGCGCGATAAAGGGCAAAGAGGCGGAGTTCTCCGTCAAGGTGACGGAGGCGATGAGGCCAAACGCGTGGCTCACCGCGCAGGTGGTGCGCCCGGCTCAGAAGGACGGCGCTCCCGCGCGCGCCTTCGGCGTGACGCCGCTTTTAGTGGACAATTCGCAGAACCGCCTTTTGGTGACTTTCGATAAAAAACCAAAGATAGAGCCGGGCAAAAACGAAATTTCGCTTACGGTGAAGGATGCCGCAGGCAAGGGCGTGACGGCTGACGTCACGGTGATGCTTGTGGACGAGACGGTGCTCGGCCTCACAGGATATAAGAGGCCCGACCCGTGGAACTGGTTCACAGGCCGCCGCCAGCTCGGCATGGAGACTTACGACCTTTACGGAGCGCTGATAACCCCAGAATCCGGCGCCACCCCGCTTCTTACGGCTGGAGGCGGCGGCATGGCGGACAACATGATGATGAAGTCGAGCCTCAGTCCCGTGCAGGCCCAGCGTTTCAAGATGCTCTCAATAACAAAGAGGACTCGGACTGACGCATACGGCAAATGCGCCGTAACGATGGACGTACCGGAATTTTCCGGCAAAGCGCGCCTCACGGCGGTAGCCGCCACCGCACAGGCGGAGGGCGCGGGCGACGCCGCCGTGCAGATAAACCGTGACATAGTGACAGAGCCTTCGCTTCCGCGCTTTGCCGCTCCCGGCGACAAATTTGAGGCCCCCTGCCGCCTATTCAACATGACCGACAAACCCCTAACCGTGAAGCTGACAGTAGAAAGCGCCCCGGGTGAGGCGCGCCTTGCCGCGCAAAAGGGCGGCGCGCGCACAGTTACGATAAAAGGCAAAGAGGCGGCCGTCATTCCCCTTTCATTTGAGGCGCATGGTATCGGCACGGCGAAGATAAGCTACACCGTCTCATGGGGCGCGCAGAAGAACGCATCGGCAAAAACAGTAATAGAGCTGCCCATTCGTCCGGCGGCACCACGCGTCTTTGAAAGCGGCTCCACTGTGCTGAAGCCGGGTGCAAAGTGGAGGTTTGCCGCGCCGGAGCCTGGAAAGCGCGGCCCGGAAAACTTTGCGGAGAGCGTCGTCATGCTATCTGCGATGCCGCAGGTCTCGCTTGCAAAACTCGCGGACTTCCTCGTCACATATCCGTACGGCTGCTTTGAACAGACCGTGTCGTCGGCCTGGCCGCTGCTGGTTCAGCCTGAACTGGTAAAATACATCGACCCTGCGCTTGCGGACAAGGCGGCNNNNNNNNNNNNNNNNNNNNNNNNNNNNNNNNNNNNNNNNNNNNNNNNNNNNNNNNNNNNNNNNNNNNNNNNNNNNNNNNNNNNNNNNNNNNNNNNNNNGGTGTCGTCGGCCTGGCCGCTGCTGGTTCAGCCTGAACTGGTAAAATACATCGACCCTGCGCTTGCGGACAAGGCGGCGCTTGCATCACGCATCGCAAAGATAGAGTCTTTACAGAACTACGACGGAGGCTTCCCGCGCTGGAGCGGCGAAAACACCTCACAGCCGTGGGAGAGCCTCTACGGCGCGCACTTCCTGCTTGAGGCAGCGCGCATGGGACATAAAGTCTCGCCCGACGCACGCCGCGCCGCCGTGGATTACGCGCGCGCCCTGCTGCCGGTCATGCCCGATTCCGACACCGACGCCGCGTGGCGTGAAACTCTGACGCGCAGAGCCTACGCCGCCTTCGTGCTTGCGCTTGCAAAAGAGGCGCCGCTTGGCTGGATGGAAAGCCTTCACGAAAAAATAGGGCAGATGGATTCATCGGGGCGGCTATTGCTTGCCGCAGCCTACGCCGCGGCTGGAGAGAAAAAAGAGGCGGCCGCAATACTTGGCAAAAAGGCGCCAGCAATGAAAGACATTCCCGGAAAGAACGTAAATTATGACTCAAAGCTGCGCAGCGACGCGCTTTCGCTGCTTGCGCGCACCTATATCGACCCCGCGGGCGCGGAGGCGGCAGCCGCAGCAGCGGAGCTATTGTCGAAAATAAAGGCGTCTGCGGTCTACAACACTCAGGAGGGCGGATTTGCCATGGCGGCCCTTGGGCGCTGGTTCGCCGCCCAGCCGCGCGAGGGCGCGCCCGCAGGCATTCTGATGCGGGAGCCGGCGCAAAAGAACGTAGGCTCCGTCACCGCTAAAAACAGGACTGTCGTCACTACGGAACCAGGCTCATACCTTGCGGACAACAACGGCAGCGCGCGGCTTTACGCCGCGTGGAGCGCCTCGTACATCCCCGCGCGCGCGGTGCCGCAAAAAGACGACGGCATAGAGATACGCCAGCGCATAGTTGAACGCGGCGGCAGACCGCTTGGCAAAGAGACTGTTCGCGGAGCGGCGCTCACCGCCACCGTGACGATAACGCCAAAGGCCGGCGCGCTGCGCGGAGTGGTCGCCGTCATGCCGCTTGCCGCGGGTTTTGAGATAGAAAATCCCCGCCTCACAGGGGCAAACGAAGAGACGCCGCGCGGCGTGCGCTCCGAGATCCGCGACGACAGGCTCATCCTTTTCATAGAAGAGCTGAAAAAACCCCTCGTTTGGCGCTACTCGTTGCGCGCCGTCACCGAAGGCCGCTTCGCCTTCCCGCAAATCAGCGCCGAATGTATGTACGACCCCGGTATATCGAGCGTCAGCGGCGGCGGGACCATCAAGGTAAATGCCGCTAAGTAAACCATTCAAAAAAGCGGCGCAACAAATATCTGTGCCCACGAAACACCTCTGCAAAAGGATGACGAAGGCGGAAAAAACCGCCGCCGTCATCCTCCTTGCGGCGCTTCTCATAAGGGGGCTGCTTGCCGCCTCTTTGCCTATGGAGCGCATAAAAGACCGCCCCGCCTCGCTTGTCGTGACGGACAAAGAGGGCGCGCCTCTGCGCGGCACGCTCGCATCAGATGGAGAATGGCGGCTTCCCGTACCGCTGGCGGAGA
Proteins encoded:
- a CDS encoding alpha-2-macroglobulin family protein, translated to VMAGVEAPREARPNSHVAFRAAAVKTDGKPADVKEMKYSLFRRVRQSVLFESEGRMSRRTQEQLIPRAQGVIKLTAGAGSASASLKEAGEYLLRVETPDGKSRASASIFAYGKGGAEGQYAPEMTEITTDKKIYKVGETAKVKIKAPFEGAALLDAETTSSVWSESRAIKGKEAEFSVKVTEAMRPNAWLTAQVVRPAQKDGAPARAFGVTPLLVDNSQNRLLVTFDKKPKIEPGKNEISLTVKDAAGKGVTADVTVMLVDETVLGLTGYKRPDPWNWFTGRRQLGMETYDLYGALITPESGATPLLTAGGGGMADNMMMKSSLSPVQAQRFKMLSITKRTRTDAYGKCAVTMDVPEFSGKARLTAVAATAQAEGAGDAAVQINRDIVTEPSLPRFAAPGDKFEAPCRLFNMTDKPLTVKLTVESAPGEARLAAQKGGARTVTIKGKEAAVIPLSFEAHGIGTAKISYTVSWGAQKNASAKTVIELPIRPAAPRVFESGSTVLKPGAKWRFAAPEPGKRGPENFAESVVMLSAMPQVSLAKLADFLVTYPYGCFEQTVSSAWPLLVQPELVKYIDPALADKAA